The following proteins are encoded in a genomic region of Arachis stenosperma cultivar V10309 chromosome 4, arast.V10309.gnm1.PFL2, whole genome shotgun sequence:
- the LOC130976830 gene encoding uncharacterized protein LOC130976830 codes for MKPVAAIRASIAARTTRRCNHRVLSSLDPPPFKSRTGERERRKPPRSCHRRRVDGLAVVLLARLLRCRSSSPPLLALENRGCSRQRTPLQLPNPIPLQFGFRLWFVYVGFCSPECRSRHFLVAAVGACRS; via the exons ATGAAGCCCGTCGCCGCCATTCGGGCCTCTATCGCCGCCAGAACTACACGCCGCTGCAACCACCGCGTGTTATCATCTTTAGATCCGCCGCCGTTTAAGTCGCGAACAGGAGAACGCGAGCGAAGGAAACCACCGCGGAGCTGCCATCGCCGCCGTGTTGATGGGCTCGCCGTCGTTCTGCTCGCGCGGCTGCTGCGTTGCCGGAGCTCCTCGCCGCCGCTGCTGGCGCTGGAAAACCGCGGCTGCAGCCGCCAGAGGACGCCCCTGCAGCTGCCAAACCCCATCCCACTCCAGTTTGGGTTCCGGCTCTGGTTCGTTTATGTTGGGTTTTGTTCTCCCGAGTGTCGGAGCCGCCATTTTCTTG TCGCCGCTGTTGGAGCTTGCCGGAGTTAA
- the LOC130974640 gene encoding uncharacterized protein LOC130974640, whose amino-acid sequence MSSEGESVLVLVHCSGKIKKSKKYGVKFTDREPLSVFVSSSNSLSDLKSTILQKLGVFGSKVVKKIFYKIPIAVVSSGVMYDTFVLGADEDIRVLFHCVRSFPEVRIHELYAKLEVTLDSSGASAPVHSSTAAGGASCSAPANRFSVPQVASPSFAADLVPAVAVPTARSPNEGVLQQAFLGESGRATDDEHQEIGVPDRVENAMRDDDSDEEPVNIFGDSDDDTGANPQAQQGPSSSGTQHYPPHFSTLNLEALGEHTAGVATVGGSSTEFQIGQSFQSKEEVVLSVKDYSIRRGVEYRVMESDHLKYHGRCKDFGKSCSWMIRISLRARKGTWEVRRYNGPHTCLATSVSSDHRQLDYHVICARIFPLVSADAAVPIKVLQQATEADYGFKPSYRKVWKAKQKAVAQIYGDWEESYAELPRWMLGVELTMPGTVTVLQTSPVIIGDQIDESTVYFHRLFWTFPPCVEAFQHCKPLVSIDGTHLYGKYGGTLLLAIAQDGNSNILPIAFALVEGENAESWAFFLSNLRRHVTPQEGILVISDRHNGIKSALEDPVNGWLPPRAYRAYCIRHVAANFSLSFKGKDARRMLVNAAYAKTEAEFYYWFDIMRTENPAMCDWANRMEYEKWTQHQDSGRRFGHMTTNISECVNSVLKGTRNLPVTSLVKSTYGRLAELFVIRGQTAEAQLGAGQEFCQALVKGIERNIRESRCFTVTLYDRHQSEYTVAETTPTGNFSLGSYRVSLKDHTCDCGYFQALHCKRVKLRHADPANAHATPDNMRGTTYLHPCRPSHEASLC is encoded by the coding sequence ATGTCAAGTGAGGGAGAGAGTGTTCTTGTGTTAGTGCACTGCTctggaaaaattaaaaaaagcaaaaaatatgGTGTGAAGTTCACTGATAGAGAACCGTTGAGTGTATTTGTTAGTTCGTCAAACAGTTTGTCAGATTTGAAGAGCACCATCTTGCAGAAGCTTGGAGTTTTCGGGAGCAAGGTTGTGAAGAAGATCTTCTACAAGATTCCCATTGCTGTAGTTTCTAGCGGTGTGATGTATGATACATTCGTGTTAGGGGCTGACGAAGATATTAGGGTTCTATTTCATTGCGTGAGGAGTTTTCCTGAGGTCAGAATACACGAGTTGTATGCGAAGTTGGAGGTAACTCTGGATAGTTCTGGGGCATCGGCTCCTGTTCATAGCTCGACTGCCGCTGGCGGTGCGTCTTGCTCGGCGCCAGCAAACCGGTTTTCTGTTCCGCAGGTTGCCTCTCCTTCTTTTGCGGCTGATCTGGTGCCAGCGGTTGCAGTTCCAACTGCACGCTCCCCTAATGAAGGGGTACTGCAACAGGCATTTCTGGGGGAATCAGGTCGTGCCACagatgatgaacatcaagaaatCGGGGTGCCTGATCGAGTAGAGAATGCAATGCGGGACGATGACTCTGATGAGGAGCCTGTAAATATATTTGGGGACAGCGACGATGACACCGGTGCCAATCCACAAGCACAACAAGGTCCTTCAAGTTCCGGCACACAGCATTACCCTCCACACTTCTCGACGTTAAACTTGGAGGCTCTGGGTGAACATACGGCCGGAGTTGCTACAGTAGGTGGTTCGTCAACCGAATTTCAGATTGGGCAATCCTTCCAGAGTAAAGAAGAAGTTGTTCTTAGTGTGAAGGACTACAGCATCCGTCGAGGTGTTGAGTACCGAGTGATGGAATCGGACCATTTGAAGTATCATGGAAGGTGCAAGGATTTCGGCAAAAGTTGTAGTTGGATGATTCGGATTTCGCTCCGTGCACGGAAGGGAACTTGGGAGGTTAGGAGGTACAACGGTCCGCACACTTGCTTAGCAACATCTGTTTCCAGTGATCACCGTCAGCTTGATTACCACGTTATCTGTGCGAGGATTTTTCCGTTGGTTAGTGCGGATGCTGCAGTACCGATTAAGGTCTTGCAACAAGCGACTGAAGCTGATTACGGCTTCAAGCCCAGTTACCGGAAGGTTTGGAAAGCAAAACAGAAGGCAGTTGCACAAATATATGGAGACTGGGAAGAGTCTTATGCCGAATTGCCACGTTGGATGCTAGGCGTGGAGTTGACGATGCCCGGGACAGTTACTGTGTTGCAGACGTCTCCTGTTATAATTGGGGACCAGATTGATGAGTCAACAGTGTACTTTCACCGTCTGTTCTGGACATTTCCACCTTGCGTTGAGGCCTTCCAACATTGCAAGCCGCTTGTGAGTATTGATGGTACCCACTTGTACGGCAAATATGGAGGCACCTTACTGCTGGCGATTGCACAGGATGGGAACTCAAACATCCTCCCCATAGCATTCGCCCTTGTGGAGGGAGAAAATGCCGAGTCATGGGCATTTTTCTTGTCCAACTTGAGAAGGCACGTGACTCCACAGGAGGGTATCCTTGTTATCTCGGATAGGCATAACGGTATCAAGTCTGCACTAGAGGATCCCGTGAATGGTTGGCTGCCCCCACGTGCTTATCGGGCGTACTGTATCCGCCATGTGGCAGCAAATTTCAGCCTTTCTTTCAAAGGTAAAGATGCGAGAAGAATGCTGGTTAATGCTGCGTACGCAAAAACTGAGGCGGAGTTCTATTACTGGTTCGACATCATGCGTACAGAGAATCCGGCAATGTGTGATTGGGCGAACCGGATGGAGTATGAGAAGTGGACGCAACACCAGGATAGCGGTAGACGGTTCGGGCACATGACAACAAACATCAGTGAATGTGTGAACTCCGTCTTGAAGGGAACTCGAAACCTCCCGGTCACGTCGTTGGTTAAGTCCACATACGGAAGGCTTGCTGAGCTATTCGTTATCCGGGGACAAACAGCAGAGGCGCAACTTGGAGCTGGACAAGAGTTTTGTCAGGCGTTGGTCAAGGGTATTGAAAGGAACATAAGGGAGTCAAGGTGCTTCACCGTCACGTTGTACGACAGGCACCAGTCGGAGTACACGGTTGCTGAGACTACACCGACTGGAAACTTCTCCTTAGGTAGCTACAGGGTCTCGCTGAAGGATCACACATGTGATTGTGGGTACTTTCAGGCCCTCCATTGTAAACGGGTAAAACTGAGGCATGCCGATCCTGCCAATGCTCATGCCACTCCCGATAATATGAGGGGAACCACCTATCTCCACCCCTGCCGTCCTTCGCATGAAGCCAGTCTATGTTAA